A window of Vigna unguiculata cultivar IT97K-499-35 chromosome 4, ASM411807v1, whole genome shotgun sequence contains these coding sequences:
- the LOC114181254 gene encoding putative clathrin assembly protein At1g33340 yields MGVDIQGKLRLALGSVKDHASIGKAMMYHYQHDGFSNIEIAVLRATGHDNGTIGDRYMHEILFLVSNSPGSIPFLAERISRRLGKTKDHVVALKTLVLIHRLLRGGNRSFEQELCKAHVSGHLQINTRCFTKSSDHPSAGFLHKYAAYLEERMSWLINQAGKLEPVMSKGLEFRRYDEKSFDMAFRTLPKCQVLLDKVLECSPHDILCSDHGLAQAAMSNTLRESFQVYMTFSEGIAALVNMFFDLTASARVLACEILKTASLQTQKLHDLYESCKFVVENKNLDYPSVQIISMSHVVALEQLGTQQNELATSHVSLSSISRPPPKSKEMVELEVAAEENRRSEEKIDVNLSPTPTPTLFSWTLETKISMVWVVFEDEVPNESQVLPAQQKLGTVDAVTDMKSEYGRPSVFLNSFSSTFQTSMSSKV; encoded by the coding sequence atGGGTGTGGACATACAAGGTAAGCTTCGTTTAGCTCTTGGCTCAGTGAAAGATCATGCCTCTATTGGCAAGGCCATGATGTATCATTACCAACATGATGGCTTTTCCAACATAGAGATTGCAGTGCTGCGTGCCACTGGCCATGATAATGGCACCATTGGTGACAGATACATGCATGAAATCCTCTTTCTTGTGTCAAACTCTCCAGGGTCCATTCCTTTTCTGGCTGAAAGGATTTCACGTCGCTTAGGAAAAACTAAGGATCATGTTGTGGCCCTCAAGACCCTTGTCTTGATTCATCGCCTTCTTAGAGGGGGAAACAGGTCCTTTGAACAAGAGTTATGCAAAGCACATGTCTCAGGTCATTTACAGATTAATACAAGGTGTTTCACAAAGAGTTCTGATCACCCTTCAGCTGGTTTTCTTCACAAATATGCAGCTTATCTTGAAGAGAGGATGAGTTGGCTCATCAACCAAGCAGGGAAACTTGAACCAGTCATGTCCAAAGGGTTAGAGTTTAGGCGCTATGATGAGAAATCCTTTGATATGGCATTCAGAACATTGCCTAAATGCCAAGTGCTTCTTGATAAGGTGTTGGAGTGTTCACCACATGATATTTTGTGCTCAGATCATGGCTTGGCTCAAGCTGCTATGAGCAACACTTTGAGAGAAAGTTTCCAAGTTTACATGACATTTTCTGAAGGCATTGCAGCTCTTGTGAACATGTTCTTTGATCTAACAGCATCAGCCAGAGTCCTAGCCTGTGAAATACTCAAGACAGCTTCTCTCCAGACCCAGAAGCTTCATGATCTGTATGAAAGTTGCAAATTTGTGGTTGAAAACAAGAATTTGGATTACCCTTCTGTTCAAATAATCAGTATGAGTCATGTAGTGGCACTGGAACAACTTGGTACTCAACAAAATGAACTTGCAACTTCACATGTCTCTCTTTCTAGCATCTCAAGGCCTCCTCCAAAATCAAAAGAGATGGTAGAGTTGGAAGTGGCAGCAGAAGAAAACAGAAGGAGTGAAGAGAAAATTGATGTAAACCTGtcaccaacaccaacaccaactCTTTTTTCATGGACACTAGAGACTAAAATAAGCATGGTGTGGGTGGTGTTTGAAGATGAAGTTCCCAATGAATCACAGGTTCTTCCAGCACAGCAAAAGCTTGGAACTGTTGATGCTGTTACTGATATGAAAAGTGAATATGGTAGGCCTAGTGTGTTCCTGAATTCATTCTCATCTACTTTTCAAACAAGCATGTCTTCAAAGGTATGA
- the LOC114180291 gene encoding putative pentatricopeptide repeat-containing protein At1g12700, mitochondrial — protein MPRQTETNGRTPSATSLLHTSVTSLYYSHPFSTSPPPAPDAADRTRLLNSIRAVETTATAAAAVDFFHRMLTLVPFPCIQDFNLFFGLVAKSHHHATAISLIKTLHSLSESADVCTLNIFINCLCHLHQTTSGFAVLGLMTKTGVEPTLVTFNTIVNGLCIEGDMDRALWLVEKMETLGYQCNARTYGELVNGLCKIGDTSGAMECLRKMVERNLEPNVVVYNAILDGLCKKGLVNEAFALFREMGVTVEPNVVSYNCLIQGLCGGFEGWREGVVLFNEMVVEKGIAPDVQTFSILVDGFCKEGLVSWAENVMGYMIRTGVEPNVVTYNSLIGGHCLRNWMEEAMRVFRLMFSEGERCLPSVVTYNLLIHGWCRVKEVDKAMSLMGEMVGIGLDPDVVTWTILIGGFCEVRKPLAAKELFFNMKKHGQVPSLHTCAVVLDGLFKCWLDCEAVSLFTAMEKSGLDLDIVIYNIMLDGMCKAGKLDDARKLLSGVVDKGLKIDTYTYNIMIKGLCKEGLLDDAEEMLNKMEENGYQPNKNSYNVFMQGLLRKYDISRSRKYLQIMKDKGFRVDAGTTEFIVRYLSANKGDNAFQEMLLT, from the coding sequence CCTCCGCCACCTCTCTTTTACACACCTCCGTCACATCACTTTACTATTCGCACCCCTTCTCCACCTCTCCACCACCCGCTCCTGACGCCGCCGACCGCACCCGCCTCTTGAACTCCATCCGCGCCGTCGAAACCACCGCCACCGCCGCCGCTGCAGTTGACTTCTTCCACAGAATGCTAACCCTAGTCCCTTTTCCCTGCATTCAAGACTTCAACCTCTTCTTCGGCCTCGTCGCGAAATCGCACCACCACGCCACCGCCATTTCCCTCATCAAAACCCTCCACTCGCTAAGCGAAAGTGCTGACGTGTGCACactcaacattttcatcaattgCCTCTGCCACCTGCACCAAACGACGTCGGGGTTCGCCGTTTTGGGCCTCATGACCAAAACCGGCGTGGAACCCACGCTGGTGACTTTTAACACCATCGTCAACGGTCTTTGTATCGAAGGGGATATGGATCGTGCCCTATGGTTGGTGGAAAAAATGGAAACTTTAGGGTATCAGTGCAATGCTCGAACTTATGGGGAGTTGGTTAATGGTTTGTGTAAAATTGGGGATACTTCTGGTGCTATGGAGTGTTTGAGAAAGATGGTTGAGAGAAATTTGGAGCCGAATGTTGTGGTTTATAATGCGATTTTGGATGGGCTTTGTAAGAAAGGTTTGGTGAATGAGGCTTTTGCGTTGTTCCGTGAGATGGGTGTTACTGTTGAGCCTAATGTTGTGAGTTACAATTGCTTGATTCAGGGTTTGTGTGGTGGGTTTGAAGGGTGGAGGGAGGGGGTGGTTTTGTTCAATGAGATGGTGGTGGAGAAGGGGATTGCACCGGATGTGCAAACGTTTTCGATTTTGGTGGATGGATTTTGCAAAGAGGGGTTGGTTTCATGGGCAGAGAATGTGATGGGTTATATGATTAGGACTGGTGTGGAGCCAAATGTTGTTACCTATAACTCGTTGATTGGAGGGCATTGTTTGAGGAATTGGATGGAGGAGGCGATGAGGGTGTTTAGATTGATGTTTAGTGAGGGGGAGAGGTGTTTGCCGAGTGTTGTTACGTATAATTTGTTGATTCATGGGTGGTGTAGGGTTAAGGAGGTTGATAAGGCTATGTCTCTGATGGGTGAAATGGTTGGAATAGGGTTGGATCCTGATGTGGTGACTTGGACCATTCTTATAGGTGGGTTCTGTGAAGTGAGAAAGCCTTTGGCTGCAAAGGAGTTGTTTTTCAATATGAAAAAGCATGGCCAGGTTCCCAGTCTCCACACCTGTGCTGTTGTGTTGGATGGTTTGTTCAAATGCTGGCTTGATTGTGAGGCGGTGTCGTTGTTCACAGCAATGGAGAAGAGTGGTTTGgatcttgatattgttatttaCAATATCATGCTTGATGGAATGTGCAAAGCAGGAAAACTGGATGATGCAAGGAAGCTTCTTTCTGGTGTGGTAGATAAAGGGTTGAAAATTGATACATATACTTATAACATAATGATTAAAGGTCTGTGTAAAGAAGGACTGCTGGATGATGCTGAAGAGATGCttaataaaatggaagagaatGGGTACCAGCCTAATAAAAACTCTTATAATGTCTTTATGCAGGGACTGTTGCGAAAATATGATATTTCTAGGTCTAGAAAATATCTTCAAATAATGAAAGACAAAGGATTTAGAGTAGATGCTGGCACAACTGAATTTATTGTACGTTACTTATCTGCTAATAAAGGAGATAATGCATTTCAAGAGATGTTGCTGACCTGA